Proteins from a single region of Orcinus orca chromosome 20, mOrcOrc1.1, whole genome shotgun sequence:
- the C20H16orf46 gene encoding uncharacterized protein C16orf46 homolog codes for MDLSLKNETELENSENNEVQSTEETELNYTCPDERSEKNHVCCLLNISDITLEQDEEAKEFVIGTGWEEAVRGWGRISPTACIWPRKKLKKAKMGESASSCLLCVSLSQGSLEARLQSEARLQSEAGKLESGASAPAEAGPEKDGGSLSQTPGPPPGPNTAYREVNRICFPTYSQGEKKSLQIKEFIWCLEDWATPEAVRGNDPGSPSGGADGSASVADSLTSKAHLVLPALKSSPPNGLDVPGKKSQNFFLQQEEKGLSVAKDEQVACAYGVKTVDGTGEKRPIELAKHHKVKETQPFPTPAARTSLLAGPEPCRLPWSLLPEKHLVCPPHHNSVRYLATLQLVEKQGAQTYKAKFKAREPRPPMKTPHRVLTAAKPENRPQTLETKVFSRPLLPSLTVSRVVMAVPTHRLL; via the exons ATGGATCTCAGTCTGAAAAATGAGACTGAATtagaaaatagtgaaaataatgaAGTTCAAAGCACAGAAGAAACTGAATTAAACTATACTTGTCCAGATGAAAGAAGTGAAAAGAATCACGTTTGTTGTCTTCTCAATATCAGTGACATTACACTTGAACAAGATGAAGAAGCCAAAGAGTTTGTCATTGGAACTGGATGGGAAGAAGCA GTCCGAGGCTGGGGAAGGATTTCTCCAACTGCCTGCATCTGGCCCAGGAAGAAGCTTAAAAAGGCGAAGATGGGAGAAAGTGCCAGCAGCTGCTTACTCTGTGTCAGCCTCTCCCAAGGGAGCCTGGAGGCCAGGCTTCAGTCGGAGGCCAGGCTTCAGTCGGAGGCCGGGAAGCTGGAGTCGGGCGCTTCAGCTCCGGCTGAGGCAGGGCCGGAGAAGGATGGAGGCAGCCTCTCCCAGACTCCGGGCCCCCCGCCAGGCCCCAACACTGCCTACCGGGAAGTTAACAGGATCTGCTTTCCCACTTACagtcagggagagaaaaaaagtctgcaaataaaaGAGTTTATTTGGTGCCTGGAAGACTGGGCCACTCCCGAGGCTGTGAGGGGCAACGATCCCGGAAGCCCCAGCGGAGGCGCTGACGGAAGTGCCTCCGTGGCAGACTCCTTGACTTCCAAGGCCCATTTAGTTCTACCTGCCCTGAAGTCTTCACCCCCAAATGGCTTGGATGTGCCAGGTAAGAAGAGTCAGAACTTTTTCTTGCAGCAGGAAGAGAAGGGGCTGAGCGTGGCGAAGGATGAGCAAGTGGCTTGTGCATATGGGGTGAAAACAGTTGACGGGACAGGTGAAAAGAGGCCCATTGAGCTGGCCAAGCACCACAAGGTGAAGGAAACGCAGCCTTTCCCCACCCCGGCGGCCCGGACATCCCTGCTGGCCGGTCCCGAGCCCTGCCGCCTGCCCTGGTCCCTCCTGCCTGAAAAACACCTGGTGTGCCCTCCCCACCACAACAGTGTTCGCTATCTCGCCACCCTGCAGCTTGTGGAGAAACAAGGAGCGCAGACCTACAAAGCCAAATTCAAAGCCAGGGAGCCGAGACCTCCCATGAAAACCCCACACCGCGTTCTCACAGCGGCCAAGCCGGAAAACAGGCCCCAAACGCTGGAGACCAAAGTGTTCTCAAGACCTCTCTTGCCGTCCCTCACGGTGAGCAGAGTTGTTATGGCCGTTCCCACTCACAGACTCCTCTGA